Proteins from a genomic interval of Campylobacter concisus:
- a CDS encoding basic amino acid ABC transporter substrate-binding protein translates to MSKILKFLMASLVLFLLGCGDDANKKNAANNAEEASKNVVYKVGSSADYPPFEYLDENNKIVGFEIDLLNEITKKTGIKFDVANMSFDGLISALKTGKIDIAISGMSATDERRKSVDFTKPYYFSENLFIRKKGSDVNKDNLKDKKISAQVGTLQEEAAKSITTKSIPAENVAAAIMSLNAGKIDVVLTDSPIGVEYLKQNPDLEEFLRVPDGTEGFAMAFDKGKHTELIKKIDAAIDELQKSGEFDKMLDKYGLKK, encoded by the coding sequence ATGAGTAAAATTTTAAAATTTTTGATGGCAAGCTTGGTTTTATTTTTACTAGGTTGTGGCGATGATGCTAATAAAAAAAATGCAGCAAATAATGCCGAAGAAGCTAGTAAAAATGTAGTTTATAAAGTTGGCTCAAGTGCTGATTATCCACCTTTTGAATATCTTGATGAAAACAATAAAATTGTTGGCTTTGAGATAGATTTATTAAATGAGATCACCAAAAAAACTGGGATAAAATTTGATGTTGCAAATATGAGCTTTGATGGACTGATATCAGCATTAAAAACCGGTAAAATAGATATTGCCATAAGCGGAATGAGTGCAACTGATGAGAGAAGAAAATCGGTTGATTTCACCAAGCCATATTATTTTTCAGAAAATTTATTTATCCGCAAAAAAGGCTCAGATGTAAATAAAGACAACCTTAAAGATAAGAAAATTTCAGCTCAAGTTGGAACATTGCAAGAAGAAGCAGCCAAAAGCATAACCACTAAATCGATACCTGCTGAAAATGTAGCAGCTGCTATCATGTCACTAAACGCTGGTAAAATCGATGTTGTACTAACTGATAGTCCGATAGGGGTTGAATATTTAAAACAAAATCCAGATTTAGAAGAATTTTTAAGAGTTCCTGATGGCACGGAAGGATTTGCAATGGCGTTTGATAAAGGCAAACACACCGAGCTTATCAAGAAGATAGATGCAGCGATCGATGAGCTACAAAAGTCTGGTGAATTTGACAAAATGCTAGATAAATATGGATTAAAGAAATAA
- a CDS encoding methyl-accepting chemotaxis protein gives MNNLGIKSKIMAIVIVSLIGLGIMSAYMLNGILKTRSTAEFSEKIVDTIINQNNFIHEMQKERGFSSGVLAGGDNKNLLEQRKKVDAMLDKLEEKNEIASEINSIRSNVDQKSGNDLISRITKILRKEVIAINGYSDKLEPSLVDDLKRIIIVGEIKESLGILRATLNGVFTKKSISKEDYNKVVALNSVINKFMQDFYDYNPKEFSDEFDAIAIKKADFIDAMNIIKNVVATEDVSYDAASWFSKISISIDAMRELELKLLDNMQKDARRIKGNANTELIISSIVIAICILLMLLVSTLIGKNLISGIDQTKNGLVRFFDFLNYKSNKAEFLDRSGSDEIGQMSALINENIKQIEANLSEQNNFIKEANTFVNQIGKGNYVAQLNADTSNPALSQLKQTFKDLQIALKHAIAENGDDVLNLLESFKKQDFTKRLEDDGKMAVGINALGEEIAKMLRANLDQAHVLEEKAESLSQSMKELTQGANVQASSLQESAAAVEQMSSSMNAISQKTSDVIRQSDEIKNIITIIRDIADQTNLLALNAAIEAARAGEHGRGFAVVADEVRKLAERTQKSLTEIEANTNVLAQSINEMSESIKEQSEGINMINQSVAQIDTLTKENVVIVNKANEVTSDVDDMAKAIVNEVRKSKF, from the coding sequence ATGAATAATCTAGGTATTAAATCTAAGATTATGGCGATAGTTATCGTCAGTCTTATTGGCCTTGGTATCATGAGCGCATACATGCTAAATGGTATCTTAAAGACTCGCTCAACAGCAGAGTTTAGTGAGAAAATCGTGGATACAATAATAAATCAAAATAATTTTATCCATGAGATGCAAAAAGAACGCGGATTTAGCTCAGGTGTGTTAGCAGGAGGGGATAATAAAAATTTATTAGAGCAGCGTAAAAAAGTAGACGCTATGCTTGATAAGCTTGAAGAGAAAAATGAAATAGCTTCAGAGATAAATAGTATCCGCTCAAATGTAGATCAAAAAAGTGGCAATGATCTAATTAGCCGTATAACAAAAATTTTAAGAAAAGAGGTTATTGCTATAAATGGATATAGCGATAAGCTCGAGCCTAGCTTGGTAGATGATCTAAAGCGTATCATTATTGTTGGTGAGATAAAAGAGTCTCTTGGTATTTTGCGTGCTACTTTAAATGGGGTTTTTACTAAAAAGAGCATAAGCAAAGAGGACTACAATAAAGTAGTTGCACTAAATAGCGTTATAAATAAATTTATGCAGGATTTTTACGATTACAATCCAAAAGAATTTAGTGACGAATTTGATGCTATCGCTATAAAAAAGGCTGATTTTATAGATGCAATGAATATTATTAAAAATGTAGTTGCCACTGAAGATGTATCTTATGATGCAGCAAGTTGGTTTTCAAAGATAAGCATTTCAATAGATGCGATGAGAGAGCTTGAACTTAAACTACTTGATAATATGCAAAAAGATGCAAGACGTATTAAGGGTAATGCAAATACCGAACTTATTATAAGTTCTATTGTGATTGCGATTTGTATTTTGCTTATGTTGCTAGTATCTACATTAATAGGTAAAAACCTGATCTCTGGTATAGATCAGACTAAAAATGGCTTAGTTAGATTTTTTGACTTCTTAAATTATAAATCTAATAAGGCTGAATTTTTAGATCGTAGTGGTAGCGACGAGATCGGACAGATGAGTGCACTGATAAATGAGAATATCAAACAAATCGAGGCAAATTTATCTGAGCAAAATAATTTCATTAAAGAAGCAAATACTTTTGTAAATCAAATTGGCAAAGGTAACTACGTAGCTCAGCTTAACGCAGATACTTCAAATCCTGCACTTAGCCAGCTAAAACAAACTTTCAAAGACTTACAAATCGCACTTAAACATGCTATTGCGGAAAATGGCGATGACGTGTTAAATCTACTAGAAAGCTTTAAAAAACAAGACTTTACTAAAAGGCTTGAAGATGATGGCAAAATGGCGGTTGGTATAAATGCCCTTGGTGAAGAGATAGCCAAGATGTTAAGAGCAAATTTAGATCAAGCCCATGTGCTAGAAGAAAAGGCTGAGTCTTTAAGTCAGTCAATGAAAGAACTAACTCAAGGTGCAAATGTACAAGCAAGCTCACTTCAAGAGTCTGCTGCTGCAGTAGAGCAAATGTCAAGCTCAATGAATGCAATATCTCAAAAAACATCTGATGTTATTAGACAAAGTGACGAGATCAAAAATATCATAACCATTATTAGAGATATAGCTGATCAAACAAATTTACTAGCTCTTAATGCCGCGATCGAGGCAGCACGTGCAGGAGAGCATGGTAGAGGCTTTGCGGTCGTTGCAGATGAGGTTAGAAAACTAGCAGAGAGAACTCAAAAATCTCTAACAGAGATCGAAGCTAATACAAATGTACTAGCTCAATCAATCAATGAAATGAGTGAATCTATAAAAGAGCAAAGTGAGGGAATCAATATGATAAACCAATCAGTTGCTCAAATAGACACACTTACAAAAGAAAATGTAGTAATTGTCAATAAAGCAAATGAAGTAACATCTGATGTTGACGACATGGCTAAGGCAATAGTAAACGAAGTTAGAAAAAGTAAATTTTAA
- a CDS encoding transporter substrate-binding domain-containing protein — MKKIFALLLTAFVALCANELKFGTAANYPPFEYIDENNKITGFDIELIDEISKRAGFSYKIINMSFDGLIPALKAGKINGIISAMSATSDRLKSIDFTKPYYLTENLYLKKKGNDALKAKEELAGKRVGVQQGTVQELAANAINGVKVVPSEDTVPLIMGLKVGKFDAVILDSSIGYGFIKKNPELEAFFKEVDGSEGFSIAFDKGKESALIEKINQILDDMKKDGSYEFLLKKYDLK, encoded by the coding sequence ATGAAAAAGATCTTTGCTCTTTTACTCACAGCTTTTGTTGCTCTTTGTGCAAATGAGCTAAAATTTGGTACAGCGGCGAACTATCCGCCATTTGAATATATTGATGAAAATAACAAAATAACAGGCTTTGACATCGAGCTAATTGATGAAATTTCAAAGCGTGCAGGTTTTTCATATAAGATCATAAATATGAGTTTTGATGGCCTTATCCCAGCGCTTAAAGCTGGCAAAATAAATGGCATAATAAGTGCGATGAGTGCGACTTCAGATAGACTAAAATCGATTGATTTTACAAAGCCATACTATTTAACTGAAAATCTTTATCTAAAGAAAAAAGGCAATGACGCACTAAAAGCTAAAGAAGAGCTAGCTGGCAAAAGAGTTGGCGTGCAACAAGGCACCGTCCAAGAGCTAGCAGCAAATGCTATAAATGGCGTAAAAGTAGTGCCTTCAGAAGATACTGTGCCACTCATCATGGGATTAAAAGTTGGCAAATTTGACGCAGTCATCCTTGATAGCTCTATCGGATATGGCTTTATCAAGAAAAATCCAGAACTTGAAGCGTTTTTCAAAGAAGTTGATGGTAGCGAGGGCTTTTCAATAGCATTTGATAAAGGAAAAGAGAGCGCGTTAATAGAGAAAATAAATCAAATTTTAGATGATATGAAAAAAGACGGAAGCTACGAATTTTTACTTAAAAAATACGATCTAAAATAA
- a CDS encoding M16 family metallopeptidase yields MRKILLLFCLAMGLFALQNDKDMLNAELKNGLKYYIKENKFPQKTAIFYLVINSGSTDEKDGEQGLAHFLEHMAFNGSRDFSKNELIKQLESLGVKFGADLNAQTSYDQTSYVLTINVNEKNLQDTFKVFSNWIDGVKIDPKELDKERGVIMEEERQRNTPGYRLYLAQTKDIFEGSIYLKRVPIGDMNVIKSVDAKHMQEFYERLYQPRFMSFVAVGDFDKNEIKSLIEKSFSQAKNTNSYIHPEKNISFKSGLNIFNYDSNETGMELVRLSYFDKFSPVVNEADAKRNLEDALIASLINMLYEQKNANNSSNLSTDFIAQTLQAKQKIYSFETNVLGGDFNASLKDMLGVIKGIKEFGFNKDDFEDVKKAFVANVEAKFKRSKTKKSSVYAGQILNMIENGGFVLSDEDDKELSLKLLNEITLADVNARFRQILAISDERVRIFSKDGFKLSKDEFLKLFAKAPAYNTNLSANNNDKSLGNENLEPKEISSRSFDEKNGIYTYKISNGSQVIFKPLATKKDSILFAAISKGGTSNLTDPKLGSFAVALTNESGVGKFNNYELSKALNGKIVSYEKGIEALTQGIYGSSSTSDLSSLLAVINLEFNAPRADANVLERIKQRAKDELSKEQNLPEYKFSTEFSKFFYENNKRVAPLETAQIDALKLNELKEIIKDKFTNAASYTFVIIGDTDEQRLLPLVKKYIATLPKLGEAEEFKDDGVRSIKGQHTFKREYQSTKRSDVVINIINSDAKYSFEGAIRLRALSEILKTALREKIREDKGQTYGFSLNAKLARYPFEHSDMLISFTCDPINTDKIITEIKQIIASIKRSGAILPKHLEDFKAQSEISIKKDYEKSDFWQKLIISNKIFNMPLYTADEYISAIKAITNDDIKEAAKLYLDEKNMVISINNPK; encoded by the coding sequence ATGAGAAAAATTTTGTTGCTTTTTTGTCTAGCAATGGGTCTTTTTGCGCTTCAAAACGATAAAGATATGTTAAATGCAGAGCTAAAAAACGGGCTAAAATACTATATTAAAGAGAATAAATTTCCACAAAAAACAGCTATTTTTTATCTTGTTATAAATTCTGGTTCAACTGATGAAAAAGATGGCGAGCAAGGTCTTGCTCACTTTTTGGAGCACATGGCATTTAATGGCAGCCGTGACTTTAGTAAAAATGAGCTCATTAAGCAGCTTGAGAGCCTTGGTGTGAAATTTGGAGCCGATCTAAACGCGCAGACGAGCTACGATCAGACGAGCTATGTCTTAACGATTAATGTAAATGAGAAAAATTTACAAGATACGTTTAAAGTCTTTTCGAATTGGATAGATGGCGTTAAAATAGATCCTAAGGAGCTTGATAAGGAGCGTGGTGTCATAATGGAAGAAGAGCGTCAGAGAAATACGCCAGGATATAGGCTTTATTTGGCTCAAACAAAGGATATTTTTGAGGGCAGTATCTATCTAAAAAGAGTGCCAATAGGCGACATGAACGTCATCAAAAGCGTAGATGCTAAGCACATGCAAGAATTTTACGAGAGGCTTTATCAGCCAAGATTTATGAGCTTTGTTGCTGTTGGCGACTTTGATAAAAATGAGATAAAAAGCTTAATCGAAAAAAGCTTTAGCCAAGCAAAAAATACAAATTCTTACATTCATCCAGAAAAAAATATTAGCTTTAAAAGTGGTTTAAATATTTTTAACTATGACTCGAATGAGACCGGAATGGAGCTAGTTAGACTTAGCTATTTTGATAAATTTAGCCCAGTTGTAAATGAGGCTGACGCAAAGAGGAATCTAGAAGACGCACTTATCGCAAGCCTGATAAATATGCTTTATGAGCAAAAAAATGCAAATAATTCATCAAATTTAAGCACTGATTTTATAGCTCAAACACTTCAAGCAAAGCAGAAAATTTATAGTTTTGAAACAAATGTACTTGGAGGCGATTTTAACGCAAGCCTTAAAGATATGCTTGGCGTTATAAAAGGCATTAAAGAGTTTGGCTTTAATAAAGATGATTTTGAAGATGTAAAAAAGGCGTTTGTGGCAAATGTAGAGGCTAAATTTAAACGCTCAAAGACTAAAAAATCAAGCGTTTACGCAGGTCAAATTTTAAACATGATAGAAAATGGTGGCTTTGTGTTAAGCGACGAAGACGACAAAGAGCTTAGTTTAAAGCTATTAAACGAGATTACGTTAGCTGATGTGAATGCTAGATTTAGACAAATTTTAGCCATTTCTGATGAGCGTGTAAGAATTTTTAGCAAAGATGGTTTTAAGCTTAGCAAAGATGAGTTTTTAAAGCTTTTTGCCAAGGCGCCTGCTTATAACACAAACCTATCTGCTAATAACAACGATAAGAGCCTAGGCAATGAAAATTTAGAGCCAAAAGAGATAAGCTCAAGAAGCTTTGATGAAAAAAATGGAATTTACACCTACAAAATATCAAATGGCTCGCAAGTCATCTTTAAGCCACTAGCCACCAAAAAAGATAGTATTTTATTTGCGGCCATCAGCAAAGGAGGCACATCAAATTTGACTGATCCAAAGCTTGGTAGCTTTGCAGTTGCGCTCACAAATGAAAGCGGCGTTGGTAAATTTAATAACTATGAGCTCTCAAAGGCGCTAAATGGAAAGATCGTAAGCTACGAAAAGGGTATAGAAGCACTCACGCAAGGCATTTATGGCTCATCAAGCACCAGCGATCTTAGCTCGCTGCTAGCTGTTATAAATTTAGAATTTAACGCTCCAAGAGCCGATGCAAACGTGCTTGAGAGGATAAAGCAAAGAGCAAAAGATGAGCTAAGCAAAGAGCAAAATTTGCCTGAATATAAATTTAGCACCGAATTTAGCAAGTTTTTTTATGAAAACAATAAACGTGTCGCGCCGCTTGAGACAGCTCAGATCGACGCGCTAAAGTTAAATGAGCTAAAAGAGATCATCAAAGATAAATTTACAAACGCGGCCTCATATACTTTTGTAATCATCGGCGACACCGACGAGCAGAGGCTTTTGCCACTTGTTAAAAAGTATATCGCCACTTTACCAAAGCTTGGCGAGGCTGAAGAATTTAAAGACGATGGCGTGCGAAGTATCAAAGGTCAGCACACCTTTAAAAGGGAGTATCAAAGTACAAAAAGAAGCGATGTTGTCATAAATATCATAAATTCTGACGCAAAATATAGCTTTGAAGGAGCGATTAGGCTAAGGGCATTAAGTGAAATTTTAAAAACGGCGCTTCGAGAAAAGATCAGAGAAGATAAGGGCCAAACATACGGCTTTAGCCTAAATGCCAAGCTCGCACGCTATCCTTTTGAGCATTCAGATATGCTAATTAGCTTTACTTGCGATCCTATAAACACGGACAAGATCATCACCGAGATAAAGCAGATAATAGCTAGCATAAAGCGTAGTGGCGCGATCTTGCCAAAGCATTTGGAGGATTTTAAAGCACAGAGTGAAATTTCTATAAAAAAAGATTACGAAAAGTCTGACTTTTGGCAAAAGCTCATCATCTCAAATAAAATTTTTAACATGCCACTTTATACGGCTGATGAGTATATAAGCGCGATAAAAGCCATCACAAATGACGACATCAAAGAGGCTGCAAAGCTATATCTTGATGAGAAAAATATGGTGATAAGCATAAATAATCCGAAGTAG
- a CDS encoding nicotinate phosphoribosyltransferase translates to MSEEKMLEMINATADIIFMAVLRGRVSFEACKKDREFIDSLREELLGKNPNKFKIAQNSYQMIAIFEKYRNKKQST, encoded by the coding sequence ATGAGCGAAGAAAAAATGCTTGAGATGATAAATGCGACTGCTGATATTATATTTATGGCCGTACTTAGGGGACGAGTGAGCTTTGAGGCTTGCAAAAAAGATAGAGAATTTATCGACTCTTTAAGAGAAGAGCTACTTGGTAAAAATCCAAATAAATTTAAAATCGCACAAAACTCATACCAAATGATCGCCATTTTTGAAAAATACCGCAATAAAAAACAATCCACTTAA
- a CDS encoding putative quinol monooxygenase, translating into MIGFYVNVKLKAECEAKFEEILKEIVPASRKDKGCISYECGMVVGGKNEYCFMEIWEDLASQKEHMKSAHMVKNAAALEACKESQEVKIVNFVSAKE; encoded by the coding sequence ATGATTGGATTTTATGTAAATGTAAAGTTAAAAGCTGAGTGTGAGGCAAAATTTGAAGAAATTTTAAAAGAGATCGTGCCAGCTTCAAGAAAAGACAAAGGCTGCATAAGCTACGAGTGCGGCATGGTTGTGGGCGGTAAAAATGAATACTGTTTTATGGAAATTTGGGAAGATCTTGCAAGCCAAAAAGAACATATGAAAAGCGCTCATATGGTGAAAAACGCAGCTGCGCTGGAGGCTTGCAAAGAGAGCCAAGAGGTAAAAATAGTAAATTTTGTGAGCGCAAAGGAATAA